The following are from one region of the Quercus robur chromosome 1, dhQueRobu3.1, whole genome shotgun sequence genome:
- the LOC126716729 gene encoding uncharacterized protein LOC126716729 isoform X2, whose translation MKFKKLLQKTQMDPESTPIVQPGISLTLTKPGYETCFVIEPEYSQENDPLTIVQKYFPPNWHFIPSDPKKNRQFYELILIDTMSIMLTHIFNPNDPSNFSHAKCTIKKVITLQEWGEHPSKLWEFSTPFEPQFFNYWDYKKAWFNTFYLQNKQLDHCWLLNFDKSPSDQLPNWFLNWWILFGPIKEILPKPIKHAFKKFERNYQVPTQMSSFPSLLHLYTNYQLPWILHWDYMILQGSPFKKLARRFEVTWWDQFEFDEIVNEIKSPNVHFKYLIVKAEVESELLQASSKKEIKRILLNAISRLS comes from the exons ATGAAGTTCAAGAAACTACTGCAAAA gaCACAAATGGATCCTGAATCTACTCCAATTGTCCAACCTGGAATATCTTTAACTCTGACAAAACCCGGTTATGAAACATGCTTTGTAATTGAACCAGAATACTCTCAAGAAAATGATCCCTTAACAATtgttcaaaaatattttcctccAAATTGGCATTTTATTCCAAGTGACCCAAAAAAGAATAGACAATTCTATGAGTTAATCCTTATAGATACTATGTCTATTATGCTAACCCAtattttcaatccaaatgatCCTTCCAATTTCTCCCATGCCAAATGTACTATTAAAAAGGTCATCACTCTTCAAGAATGGGGAGAACACCCTTCAAAACTATGGGAATTTTCAACACCATTTGAAcctcaattttttaattattgggatTATAAAAAAGCATGGTTCAATACCTTTTATTTGCAAAACAAACAATTGGATCATTGTTGGTTGCTTAATTTTGACAAGTCTCCCAGTGATCAATTACCCAATTGGTTTCTCAACTGGTGGATTTTATTTGGACCAATTAAGGAAATTCTCCCTAAACCCATCAAAcatgcttttaaaaaatttgaaaggaatTATCAAGTGCCCACTCAAATGTCCTCATTTCCTTCTCTTCTCCATCTCTACACTAATTATCAATTGCCATGGATACTCCATTGGGATTATATGATTCTTCAAGGCTCTCCTTTCAAGAAACTAGCTCGGCGTTTCGAAGTTACATGGTGGGATCAATTTGAATTTGATGAAATTGTCAATGAAATCAAGTCACCAAATGTACACTTCAAATATTTGATTGTAAAAGCTGAAGTTGAATCAGAATTGCTCCAAGCTTCCtccaaaaaagagattaaaagaaTATTGCTCAATGCAATTTCTAGATTAAGTTGA
- the LOC126716729 gene encoding uncharacterized protein LOC126716729 isoform X1: MKFKKLLQKTSSSQMDPFVFDRTQMDPESTPIVQPGISLTLTKPGYETCFVIEPEYSQENDPLTIVQKYFPPNWHFIPSDPKKNRQFYELILIDTMSIMLTHIFNPNDPSNFSHAKCTIKKVITLQEWGEHPSKLWEFSTPFEPQFFNYWDYKKAWFNTFYLQNKQLDHCWLLNFDKSPSDQLPNWFLNWWILFGPIKEILPKPIKHAFKKFERNYQVPTQMSSFPSLLHLYTNYQLPWILHWDYMILQGSPFKKLARRFEVTWWDQFEFDEIVNEIKSPNVHFKYLIVKAEVESELLQASSKKEIKRILLNAISRLS; the protein is encoded by the exons ATGAAGTTCAAGAAACTACTGCAAAA GACCTCCTCTTCACAAATGGatccttttgtttttgataggaCACAAATGGATCCTGAATCTACTCCAATTGTCCAACCTGGAATATCTTTAACTCTGACAAAACCCGGTTATGAAACATGCTTTGTAATTGAACCAGAATACTCTCAAGAAAATGATCCCTTAACAATtgttcaaaaatattttcctccAAATTGGCATTTTATTCCAAGTGACCCAAAAAAGAATAGACAATTCTATGAGTTAATCCTTATAGATACTATGTCTATTATGCTAACCCAtattttcaatccaaatgatCCTTCCAATTTCTCCCATGCCAAATGTACTATTAAAAAGGTCATCACTCTTCAAGAATGGGGAGAACACCCTTCAAAACTATGGGAATTTTCAACACCATTTGAAcctcaattttttaattattgggatTATAAAAAAGCATGGTTCAATACCTTTTATTTGCAAAACAAACAATTGGATCATTGTTGGTTGCTTAATTTTGACAAGTCTCCCAGTGATCAATTACCCAATTGGTTTCTCAACTGGTGGATTTTATTTGGACCAATTAAGGAAATTCTCCCTAAACCCATCAAAcatgcttttaaaaaatttgaaaggaatTATCAAGTGCCCACTCAAATGTCCTCATTTCCTTCTCTTCTCCATCTCTACACTAATTATCAATTGCCATGGATACTCCATTGGGATTATATGATTCTTCAAGGCTCTCCTTTCAAGAAACTAGCTCGGCGTTTCGAAGTTACATGGTGGGATCAATTTGAATTTGATGAAATTGTCAATGAAATCAAGTCACCAAATGTACACTTCAAATATTTGATTGTAAAAGCTGAAGTTGAATCAGAATTGCTCCAAGCTTCCtccaaaaaagagattaaaagaaTATTGCTCAATGCAATTTCTAGATTAAGTTGA